In a genomic window of Phragmites australis chromosome 14, lpPhrAust1.1, whole genome shotgun sequence:
- the LOC133890975 gene encoding eukaryotic translation initiation factor 3 subunit E-like has translation MAEHDLTSRLAAQLDRHLVFPLLEFLQERQLYPEEEILEAKLRLLGATNMVEYAMDIHMSLHGTDDVPDDMVARRAEVLARLKALEAAAAPLVAFLRDPQLVQELRPDRQYNVHMLRERFRIGPDQIEAMYDLAKFLFECGNYPTAVDYLYQYRVLCTNSERSVSASWGLLASEILMQNWDAALEELNRLKEIIDSKDFSSPLNQLQNRIWLMHWSLFIFFNHENGRNGIIDLFFQDRYLNAIQANARHLLRYVATAVVVNKRRRNMLKEFIKVIQQEQHCIKDPITEFLECLYVNYDFDGAQLKLMECEKVILNDPFLGKGIEQGSFTIVPLIDEFLENARLFIFERYCCIHRCINISILAEKLNMRHDEAELWIMNLVRSSKLDAKIDSVSGTLIMTTNHVNVHEQIIESLKNLDMRTYMLAKSIVEPAQAAQQAARGD, from the exons ATGGCGGAGCACGACCTGACGTCACGCCTGGCGGCGCAGCTGGACCGCCACCTGGTGTTCCCGCTGCTGGAGTTCCTGCAGGAGCGACAGCTCTACCCTGAGGAGGAGATCCTGGAGGCCAAGCTCCGCCTCCTCGGCGCCACCAACATGGTTGAGTACGCCATGGACATCCACATGTCGCTCCACGGCACCGACGACGTCCCCGACGACATGGTCGCGCGCCGCGCCGAGGTCCTCGCCAGGCTCAAGGCGCTcgaggcggccgccgcgccgctcGTTGCCTTCCTCCGGGACCCGCAGCTCGTGCAGGAGCTCAGGCCCGACAGGCAGTACAACGTTCACATGCTCCGTGAGCGGTTCCGG ATTGGTCCTGACCAGATTGAAGCTATGTACGATCTTGCTAAATTTCTGTTTGAGTGTGGAAATTATCCAACTGCTGTTGACTACCTGTACCAGTACCGTGTTTTGTGCACAAACAGCGAGAGGAGCGTGAGTGCTTCGTGGGGGTTGTTGGCATCAGAGATTTTAATGCAAAATTGGGACGCTGCGTTGGAAGAGCTCAATCGCTTAAAAGAGATTATTGATTCAAAG GACTTCTCATCACCTCTAAATCAGCTCCAGAATAGGATTTGGCTGATGCACTGGAGTCTCTTTATCTTCTTTAACCATGAAAATGGCAGAAATGGTATCATTGATCTGTTCTTCCAGGACAG GTACTTGAATGCTATTCAGGCAAATGCACGCCATCTTCTGAGATACGTAGCTACTGCTGTTGTTGTGAACAAAAGGAGAAGGAATATGCTTAAAGAGTTTATTAAAGTCATTCAACAAGAACAGCATTGCATTAAGGATCCCATAACTGAATTCCTGGAATGCTTGTATGTGAATTATGATTTCGATGGTGCACAACTGAAACTCATGGAGTGCGAGAAG GTTATACTGAATGATCCTTTTCTGGGAAAGGGGATTGAACAAGGAAGTTTCACCATTGTTCCTTTGATAGACGAGTTCCTTGAAAATGCTCGTCTCTTTATTTTCGAGAGATACTGCTGCATACATCGGTGCATTAATATTAG CATTCTGGCAGAGAAGCTGAACATGAGGCATGATGAGGCGGAATTGTGGATAATGAACTTGGTTAGGAGTTCAAAACTGGACGCGAAGATCGATTCGGTGTCAGGAACTCTAATCATGACGACCAATCATGTTAATGT ACATGAGCAGATTATCGAAAGCTTGAAGAATCTTGACATGCGGACTTACATGCTAGCAAAAAGCATTGTGGAGCCAGCTCAGGCAGCACAACAGGCAGCTCGGGGAGATTAA